One Egicoccus halophilus genomic region harbors:
- the metK gene encoding methionine adenosyltransferase, producing the protein MSRRSLFTSESVTEGHPDKVADQISDAILDAILTEDPAGRVACETLVTTGQVMIAGEISTRTYVDIPKVVRDTILRIGYDSADVGFDGNTCGVSVAIDEQSPDIAMGVDTAYESRTGSDTDPYAIQGAGDQGMMFGYATDETPSYMPMPIHLAHRMAQRLAAVRKSGDVSYLRPDGKTQVTVDYEDGVPKAVTAVVVSTQHRAEIDLETLLRPDIEEQVIQPLLPDDIDTSNLQVYVNPTGRFELGGPVADAGLTGRKIIVDTYGGMARHGGGAFSGKDPSKVDRSAAYAVRWVAKNIVAAGLARRAELQVAYAIGVASPVSLNLETFGTEQADPDAILRAVREVFDLRPAAIADALELRRPGYLDTAAYGHFGREGERFTWERTDRADALRDAVS; encoded by the coding sequence TTGTCCCGCCGCAGCCTGTTCACGTCCGAGTCGGTCACCGAAGGCCACCCGGACAAGGTCGCCGACCAGATCTCGGACGCGATCCTCGACGCGATCCTCACCGAGGACCCCGCCGGCCGCGTCGCCTGCGAGACGCTGGTCACCACCGGCCAGGTCATGATCGCCGGGGAGATCTCGACGCGGACCTACGTCGACATCCCGAAGGTGGTCCGCGACACCATCCTGCGCATCGGCTACGACTCGGCCGACGTCGGCTTCGACGGCAACACCTGCGGCGTCTCGGTCGCGATCGACGAGCAGTCGCCCGACATCGCCATGGGGGTCGACACCGCCTACGAGTCGCGCACCGGGTCCGACACCGACCCCTACGCGATCCAGGGTGCCGGCGACCAGGGGATGATGTTCGGCTACGCCACCGACGAGACCCCGTCGTACATGCCGATGCCGATCCATCTCGCCCACCGCATGGCGCAGCGGCTGGCGGCGGTGCGCAAGTCCGGTGACGTCTCCTACCTGCGTCCCGACGGCAAGACCCAGGTCACCGTCGACTACGAGGACGGCGTGCCCAAGGCCGTCACCGCCGTGGTCGTGTCCACCCAGCACCGCGCCGAGATCGACCTCGAGACGCTGCTGCGTCCCGACATCGAGGAGCAGGTCATCCAGCCCCTGCTGCCCGACGACATCGACACCTCGAACCTGCAGGTCTACGTCAACCCGACCGGCCGCTTCGAGCTCGGTGGTCCGGTCGCCGATGCCGGGCTGACGGGCCGCAAGATCATCGTCGACACCTACGGCGGGATGGCGCGCCACGGCGGCGGCGCGTTCTCGGGCAAGGACCCGTCCAAGGTCGACCGCTCGGCCGCGTACGCGGTGCGCTGGGTGGCCAAGAACATCGTCGCCGCCGGGCTCGCCAGGCGCGCCGAGCTCCAGGTCGCCTACGCGATCGGGGTGGCCTCGCCGGTGTCGCTCAACCTCGAGACCTTCGGGACCGAGCAGGCCGATCCCGACGCGATCCTGCGGGCCGTGCGTGAGGTGTTCGACCTGCGGCCCGCCGCGATCGCCGACGCGCTCGAGCTGCGCCGTCCCGGCTACCTCGACACGGCGGCCTACGGCCACTTCGGCCGCGAGGGCGAACGCTTCACCTGGGAGCGCACCGACCGCGCCGACGCGCTGCGCGACGCGGTCTCGTGA
- the def gene encoding peptide deformylase: protein MSTLEIRIFGDPVLRQRAHEVQDFDGRLARLADDMLDTMRAAEGVGLAANQVGVLKRLFTWEVAQEEGNPLGGAVVNPTLLDASEDDLEDADEGCLSFPGLFYPVQRPLRVEVGYRDLVGEEQKVQLEGYFARIWLHEMDHLNGILFVDHLAKHDKQEALKRIREYRLEQGLDDPTPPRPGGLLLGRRPR from the coding sequence GTGAGCACGCTCGAGATCCGGATCTTCGGCGACCCCGTGCTGCGCCAGCGCGCCCACGAGGTCCAGGACTTCGACGGTCGTCTGGCCAGGCTGGCCGACGACATGCTCGACACCATGCGGGCCGCCGAGGGTGTCGGCCTGGCCGCGAACCAGGTCGGGGTCCTCAAGCGCCTGTTCACCTGGGAGGTGGCCCAGGAGGAGGGGAACCCGCTCGGTGGCGCGGTCGTCAACCCGACCCTGCTCGACGCCTCCGAGGACGACCTCGAGGACGCCGACGAAGGCTGCCTGTCGTTCCCGGGCCTGTTCTACCCGGTCCAGCGGCCGCTGCGGGTCGAGGTCGGCTACCGGGACCTCGTCGGCGAGGAGCAGAAGGTGCAGCTCGAGGGCTACTTCGCCCGCATCTGGCTGCACGAGATGGACCACCTCAACGGGATTCTGTTCGTCGACCATCTCGCCAAGCACGACAAGCAGGAAGCCCTCAAGCGCATCCGCGAGTACCGCCTGGAGCAGGGGCTCGACGACCCCACGCCGCCCCGCCCCGGAGGCCTGCTCCTCGGCCGGCGGCCCCGCTGA
- a CDS encoding bifunctional 3,4-dihydroxy-2-butanone-4-phosphate synthase/GTP cyclohydrolase II yields the protein MTEFATIDEAVEIIRAGGMVIVVDDEDRENEGDLVLAADAATPEQLAFVVNHTSGVVCVPMFGEDLDRLRIPMMVVDNEDPKGTAYTVSVDAVEGTSTGISAADRARTIQVLADPDSGPLDVHRPGHVFPLRYHPGGVLRRPGHTEASVDLARLAGRRPAAVIAEVVNPDGSMARVPDLERFAAEHDLVIVTIADLVAHRREREQLVERVAVAKLPTPYGDWRMIGYRSDADGTESIALLHGEPEGRANVLVRMHSECLTGDVFRSLRCDCGPQLDLAMARIADEGEGVIVYLRGHEGRGIGLLHKLQAYELQDAGVDTVDANLQLGLPADARDYGTGAMILADLGLSSLRLLTNNPSKRAALGGFGLSIVDRVPVEVLPNDANEHYLQTKAERMGHEYTGQDVAVSTGVGDIAKQRATAPAAVEKPTPRGVGMAPSPDDVPARDDDSRKDLA from the coding sequence ATGACCGAGTTCGCGACCATCGACGAGGCCGTCGAGATCATCCGGGCCGGCGGCATGGTGATCGTCGTCGACGACGAGGACCGGGAGAACGAGGGCGACCTGGTGCTCGCGGCCGACGCCGCCACGCCCGAGCAGCTCGCCTTCGTGGTCAACCACACCAGCGGTGTGGTCTGCGTGCCGATGTTCGGTGAGGATCTCGACCGGCTGCGCATCCCGATGATGGTGGTCGACAACGAGGACCCCAAGGGCACCGCCTACACCGTCTCCGTCGACGCGGTCGAGGGCACCTCCACCGGCATCTCCGCGGCCGACCGCGCGCGCACGATCCAGGTGCTCGCCGATCCCGACTCGGGACCGCTGGACGTCCACCGTCCCGGCCACGTGTTCCCGCTGCGCTACCACCCGGGCGGCGTGCTGCGTCGGCCCGGCCACACGGAGGCGTCGGTGGACCTGGCCCGGCTGGCCGGGCGTCGGCCGGCGGCGGTGATCGCCGAGGTCGTCAATCCCGACGGGTCGATGGCGCGGGTCCCCGACCTCGAGCGCTTCGCCGCCGAACACGACCTGGTGATCGTCACCATCGCCGACCTGGTCGCCCACCGGCGCGAGCGCGAACAGCTGGTCGAGCGGGTCGCCGTCGCCAAGCTGCCCACGCCCTACGGCGACTGGCGCATGATCGGCTACCGCTCCGACGCCGACGGCACCGAGTCGATCGCGCTGCTCCACGGCGAACCCGAGGGCCGGGCGAACGTCCTGGTGCGGATGCACTCCGAGTGCCTCACCGGGGACGTGTTCCGCTCGCTGCGCTGCGACTGCGGCCCACAGCTCGACCTGGCCATGGCGCGGATCGCCGACGAGGGGGAGGGGGTCATCGTCTACCTTCGCGGGCACGAGGGCCGGGGCATCGGCCTGCTGCACAAGTTGCAGGCCTACGAACTGCAGGACGCCGGCGTCGACACCGTCGACGCGAACCTCCAGCTGGGGCTGCCGGCCGACGCGCGGGACTACGGCACCGGGGCGATGATCCTGGCCGACCTCGGGCTGTCCAGCCTGCGCCTGCTCACCAACAACCCCAGCAAGCGGGCCGCCCTGGGCGGCTTCGGGCTCTCGATCGTGGACCGCGTCCCGGTCGAGGTCCTCCCCAACGACGCCAACGAGCACTACCTGCAGACCAAGGCCGAGCGGATGGGCCACGAGTACACCGGGCAGGACGTCGCCGTGTCCACCGGCGTCGGCGACATCGCCAAGCAGCGGGCGACCGCCCCCGCGGCCGTCGAGAAGCCGACCCCGCGTGGGGTCGGCATGGCCCCATCACCCGACGACGTGCCCGCCCGCGACGACGACTCCCGGAAGGACCTCGCGTGA
- the rsmB gene encoding 16S rRNA (cytosine(967)-C(5))-methyltransferase RsmB: MSDRPGSDPTGLPARRAALAALTAVDEDDAYANLAVPAAVDRLAESRDRAFASHLAYDTLRWQGTLDWALGAVLTRPLDAVEPALRRVLRLGALQLLRTSVPPRAAVSTSVALAREVVPSGRAKGAGGFVNGVLRNLDRRRDALPWPDAEDDPIGHLALTTAHPRWVVSDLMHRYGFDRTRTILEADDAPPGVTLRATGDRDALLEELAAEGLDARPGALPEAIRVPGADPRRLAAVREGRAAVQDEASMQVARATGAGPGDRVLDLCAGPGGKTAHLAQLVGEDGRVTAVELHPHRAELVREATRRLGVEVDVHVGDATAPPLPDDARFDRVLLDAPCSGLGTGRRRPEVRWRRVPADAAELAGVQRRLLDAAAERVAAGGTLTYAVCTWTAAETDQVVQWFDAAHGSGFEPGERRQLLPDTDDTDGMYVASWRRR, translated from the coding sequence GTGAGCGACCGCCCCGGGAGTGACCCGACCGGACTGCCGGCCCGCCGCGCCGCGCTCGCGGCGCTCACCGCCGTCGACGAGGACGACGCCTATGCGAACCTGGCGGTGCCGGCGGCCGTCGACCGGCTCGCCGAATCCCGCGACCGCGCCTTCGCGTCGCATCTCGCCTACGACACCCTGCGCTGGCAGGGGACGCTCGACTGGGCGCTGGGCGCCGTGCTGACCCGGCCACTGGACGCCGTCGAACCGGCCCTGCGCCGGGTGCTGCGCCTGGGCGCGCTCCAACTGCTGCGCACCTCGGTCCCGCCCCGCGCGGCCGTCTCGACCTCGGTGGCACTCGCCCGCGAGGTCGTGCCGTCCGGACGCGCCAAGGGCGCCGGCGGCTTCGTCAACGGCGTGCTGCGCAACCTCGACCGGCGCCGCGACGCGTTGCCGTGGCCGGACGCCGAAGACGACCCGATCGGCCACCTCGCGCTGACGACGGCGCACCCACGCTGGGTCGTCAGCGACCTGATGCACCGGTACGGGTTCGATCGCACGCGCACCATCCTCGAGGCCGACGACGCCCCGCCCGGCGTGACGCTGCGGGCCACCGGCGACCGCGACGCGCTGCTCGAGGAACTGGCCGCGGAAGGGCTCGACGCCCGTCCCGGCGCCCTGCCCGAGGCGATCCGGGTGCCCGGCGCCGACCCGCGCCGGTTGGCGGCCGTGCGCGAGGGTCGCGCCGCGGTCCAGGACGAGGCCTCGATGCAGGTCGCCCGGGCCACCGGCGCCGGCCCGGGGGACCGGGTGCTGGACCTGTGCGCCGGCCCGGGCGGCAAGACCGCGCACCTCGCCCAGCTGGTCGGCGAGGACGGTCGGGTCACCGCCGTCGAACTGCACCCGCACCGAGCCGAGCTCGTGCGCGAGGCCACCCGGCGGCTCGGGGTCGAGGTCGACGTGCACGTCGGGGACGCGACCGCCCCACCGCTGCCCGACGACGCCCGATTCGACCGGGTGCTGCTCGACGCCCCGTGCAGCGGGCTCGGCACCGGTCGCCGCCGGCCCGAGGTTCGCTGGCGGCGGGTCCCCGCCGACGCCGCCGAGCTCGCCGGCGTGCAACGACGCCTGCTCGACGCGGCCGCGGAGCGGGTCGCGGCCGGCGGGACGCTCACCTACGCCGTGTGCACCTGGACCGCGGCGGAGACCGACCAGGTCGTGCAGTGGTTCGACGCCGCCCACGGCAGCGGCTTCGAACCGGGGGAGCGGCGCCAGCTGCTGCCGGACACCGACGACACCGACGGCATGTACGTGGCGAGCTGGCGGCGTCGCTAG
- the ribD gene encoding bifunctional diaminohydroxyphosphoribosylaminopyrimidine deaminase/5-amino-6-(5-phosphoribosylamino)uracil reductase RibD yields the protein MSEPPPAALPLVERRWLARAIALAETARHRTAPNPAVGCVIVRDGEIVGEGTTHPPGGHHAEAAALAAAGERAVGASAYVTLEPCAHQGRTPPCAPALADAGVRRVVHVHADPSALAGGGASLLRARGVSVDGPDRVGPVLHGAVAGQLEGFLSVVRTGRPHVTLKLAQTTDGALRAPDGRRWLTGVAARTAVHRWRGAVDAVLVGSGTVLADDPRLDVRLVDAAHQPRPVVLDRRLRTPPTAQVVARGALVLTGAHADPAAVRILEEAGATVEVVAAPDHHTWTVEALRALARHGIRSVLAEPGATLADALVADGLVDRVVLHVADLGSGTPRRAVTPPSGRRFVTERVGGAGADLVLHLRPAPLEEAA from the coding sequence GTGTCCGAGCCGCCGCCCGCTGCGTTGCCGCTCGTCGAGCGTCGCTGGCTCGCCCGGGCGATCGCGCTCGCCGAGACCGCACGACACCGCACCGCGCCCAACCCCGCGGTCGGGTGCGTGATCGTCCGTGACGGCGAGATCGTCGGTGAGGGAACGACGCATCCGCCGGGGGGCCACCACGCCGAGGCGGCGGCGCTCGCGGCCGCGGGGGAGCGGGCCGTCGGCGCGAGTGCCTACGTCACCCTCGAACCCTGCGCCCACCAGGGCCGGACGCCGCCGTGTGCGCCGGCGCTGGCCGACGCGGGGGTGCGGCGGGTCGTGCACGTCCACGCCGACCCCTCGGCCCTGGCGGGCGGCGGGGCGTCGCTGCTGCGCGCCCGCGGGGTGTCGGTCGACGGCCCCGATCGGGTCGGTCCGGTGCTGCACGGGGCGGTGGCCGGGCAGTTGGAGGGGTTCCTGTCGGTGGTGCGGACCGGTCGCCCCCACGTGACCCTGAAACTCGCCCAGACCACCGACGGCGCCCTGCGCGCCCCGGACGGTCGCCGTTGGCTGACCGGTGTGGCGGCCCGGACCGCCGTGCACCGGTGGCGCGGCGCCGTCGACGCCGTGCTGGTCGGCTCGGGCACCGTGCTGGCCGACGACCCGCGGCTCGACGTCCGCCTGGTCGACGCGGCCCACCAGCCCCGGCCGGTCGTGCTCGACCGACGCCTGCGGACGCCACCGACCGCGCAGGTCGTCGCCCGCGGGGCGCTGGTGCTGACCGGCGCGCACGCCGACCCGGCCGCCGTGCGTATCCTCGAGGAGGCCGGCGCGACGGTCGAGGTCGTCGCCGCACCGGATCACCACACCTGGACCGTCGAGGCGTTGCGCGCCCTGGCCCGCCACGGGATCCGGAGCGTGCTGGCAGAACCCGGCGCGACCCTGGCCGACGCCCTGGTCGCCGACGGGCTCGTCGACCGGGTCGTGCTGCACGTCGCCGACCTCGGCTCGGGCACCCCGCGCCGGGCCGTGACCCCGCCGTCCGGCCGGCGCTTCGTGACCGAACGGGTCGGCGGGGCCGGCGCCGACCTCGTCCTGCACCTGCGACCGGCACCGCTCGAGGAGGCCGCCTGA
- a CDS encoding riboflavin synthase, translated as MFTGIVEEVGTVAALERHDGHARLEVTGPLVVGDAAIGDSIAVDGCCLTVTTFVVRDGRRVGFVADLMAETLRATALGDLEGGTGVNLERAMRADTRFGGHLVQGHVDGVGEVLARDERPGTVFVDVRAPEAVRPYLVAKGSVTLAGVSLTVVSVDGDGFRVGLIPHTLEATTFGAGLHPGRRVNLEADVVAKYVQRLLTAGVDSPYTSLASEVGHA; from the coding sequence ATGTTCACCGGGATCGTCGAGGAGGTCGGCACCGTCGCCGCCCTCGAACGCCACGACGGCCATGCCCGACTCGAGGTGACCGGGCCACTGGTGGTCGGTGACGCCGCGATCGGCGACTCGATCGCCGTCGACGGGTGTTGCCTGACCGTCACCACGTTCGTCGTGCGCGACGGCCGCCGCGTGGGCTTCGTCGCCGACCTGATGGCCGAGACCCTGCGTGCCACCGCGCTCGGCGACCTGGAGGGCGGGACCGGGGTCAACCTCGAGCGGGCCATGCGGGCCGACACCCGCTTCGGCGGCCACCTCGTGCAGGGACACGTCGACGGCGTCGGCGAGGTGCTGGCCCGCGACGAGCGTCCCGGCACCGTGTTCGTCGACGTCCGCGCCCCCGAGGCCGTGCGCCCCTACCTCGTCGCCAAGGGGTCGGTGACCCTGGCCGGCGTCAGCCTCACCGTCGTGTCCGTCGACGGCGACGGCTTCCGCGTGGGCCTGATCCCGCACACCCTCGAGGCCACGACCTTCGGCGCCGGACTGCACCCGGGCCGCCGGGTCAACCTCGAGGCCGACGTGGTCGCCAAGTACGTCCAGCGCCTGCTCACCGCCGGCGTCGACTCGCCCTACACGTCCCTCGCCTCGGAGGTCGGCCACGCATGA
- the rpe gene encoding ribulose-phosphate 3-epimerase has translation MHELRVAPSILSADFARLADEVADVAPAVSMVHVDVMDAHYVPNLTLGPPVVRSLRAATPLFLDAHLMITDPRTYAPQVVAAGADSVTFHPEVEDDPLGLVELLRDVGSQVGVAVRPHQPLSLVEELLESIDLLLVMTVQPGFGGQAFQPEVLPKIAEAVAARERLGARFRIEVDGGISPDTVGGTAAAGADTFVAGSAVFDHLDRPAAARAVLAAAEAGRREAADGGPSAAG, from the coding sequence GTGCACGAGTTGCGGGTCGCCCCGTCCATCCTGTCGGCCGACTTCGCCCGACTCGCCGACGAGGTCGCCGACGTCGCCCCGGCCGTGTCGATGGTCCACGTCGACGTCATGGACGCCCACTACGTGCCTAACCTCACGCTCGGACCGCCGGTGGTCCGGAGCCTGCGCGCCGCGACGCCGCTGTTCCTCGACGCCCACCTGATGATCACCGACCCGCGCACCTACGCGCCGCAGGTCGTGGCCGCGGGGGCCGACTCGGTCACCTTCCACCCGGAGGTCGAGGACGACCCGCTCGGGCTGGTCGAGCTGCTGCGTGACGTGGGCAGCCAGGTCGGCGTGGCCGTGCGTCCCCACCAGCCGTTGTCGCTGGTCGAGGAGCTGCTGGAGTCCATCGACCTGCTGCTGGTCATGACGGTCCAGCCGGGCTTCGGCGGCCAGGCGTTCCAGCCGGAGGTGCTGCCCAAGATCGCCGAGGCCGTCGCCGCCCGCGAGCGGCTCGGCGCCCGGTTCCGCATCGAGGTCGACGGCGGGATCTCCCCGGACACCGTCGGCGGCACGGCGGCGGCTGGCGCCGACACGTTCGTGGCCGGCTCGGCGGTGTTCGACCACCTGGACCGGCCCGCTGCCGCCCGCGCGGTGCTGGCCGCGGCCGAGGCCGGCCGTCGCGAGGCGGCCGACGGCGGTCCGTCGGCCGCCGGCTAG
- a CDS encoding HelD family protein — protein MTTEPGAGAKRAALEAEQDHLHRVHDRVEHLRERADARAAEAAADRSGSTFQARFERDVTAHHHATRAARYTFGDVESLAFGRLDLRDGDDLHVGRISVVDESGDVLLVDWRAPASAAFYQATPATPMDVVRRRTLVTRGRTVRDLDDELLDADAAEELGLSSVTGQGALLAALSRHRTAHMRDIVATIQADQDRIIRSPATGTLVVTGGPGTGKTVVALHRVAYLLYGDRDRFEGRGILVVGPSQAFTEYTARVLPSLGEDRAVQRALDGFAPRGVRVTGWDEPDVAAVKGDLAMIEVCRRAVAAAVPPLPPATRFSFEGTTARLDGRTLAGLRRRLLGRVSSDRDVTTYHARAAAADDALRAALWKAWRGARRAAGARPPEERSGTGFDQALEEAAQVTMLRRCFWPELDPADVLARLASGRVDLDRLAGDLLGAEARGRLHDAWQQAEGWTLDDVALLDEVRAVLGRVPEASTESPRDRDPGLRVTGDPGPAAVAPADVEADDYRDFAHVVVDEAQDLTPMQWRMVARRGPYASWTVVGDLAQRSRVAEPRDWDAVARLIGRRQVAVQSLSVNYRTPAEIVEVARAVLEAADHDPDAVPRAVRESGHRPTLHRTDDLVGVAVGTALDAAARADGTVVLIGPPELLPELTSTLEGAEAEDERRERVRVLDARTVKGLEFDDVVVVAPDRIAEASAVGLHQLYVAVTRATRSLAVVAAPDAPVPGEERYASVRA, from the coding sequence GTGACGACCGAACCGGGCGCCGGTGCCAAGCGTGCCGCCCTCGAGGCCGAGCAGGACCACCTGCACCGGGTCCACGACCGCGTCGAGCACCTGCGTGAGCGCGCCGACGCCCGCGCGGCCGAGGCGGCCGCCGACCGTTCCGGTTCGACCTTCCAGGCCCGCTTCGAACGCGACGTCACCGCCCATCACCACGCCACGCGGGCGGCACGCTACACCTTCGGGGACGTCGAGTCGCTCGCGTTCGGGCGCCTCGACCTGCGTGACGGGGACGACCTGCACGTCGGGCGGATCTCCGTGGTCGACGAGTCCGGCGACGTGCTGCTCGTCGACTGGCGCGCGCCCGCGTCGGCGGCCTTCTACCAGGCCACCCCGGCGACGCCGATGGACGTCGTGCGCCGCCGCACCCTGGTCACCCGGGGCCGCACCGTGCGCGACCTCGACGACGAACTGCTCGACGCCGATGCGGCCGAGGAACTCGGGCTGTCGTCGGTCACCGGTCAGGGAGCGCTGCTCGCCGCCCTGTCGCGGCACCGCACCGCCCACATGCGTGACATCGTCGCCACGATCCAGGCCGACCAGGACCGGATCATCCGCTCGCCCGCGACCGGGACGCTGGTGGTGACCGGCGGCCCGGGGACCGGCAAGACGGTCGTCGCACTGCACCGGGTCGCCTACCTGCTCTACGGCGACCGCGACCGCTTCGAGGGCCGCGGCATCCTGGTGGTGGGGCCCTCGCAGGCGTTCACCGAGTACACGGCGCGGGTGCTGCCCTCGCTGGGCGAGGACCGGGCGGTCCAACGGGCCCTGGACGGTTTCGCCCCGCGCGGGGTGCGGGTCACCGGTTGGGACGAACCCGACGTCGCGGCGGTCAAGGGCGATCTCGCCATGATCGAGGTGTGCCGTCGCGCGGTCGCCGCGGCCGTGCCGCCGCTGCCCCCCGCCACCCGGTTCAGCTTCGAGGGCACGACGGCCCGGCTCGACGGACGCACGCTGGCCGGGCTGCGTCGGCGCCTGCTCGGGCGGGTCTCCTCCGACCGGGACGTGACCACCTACCACGCTCGCGCGGCGGCGGCCGACGACGCGCTGCGCGCGGCGTTGTGGAAGGCGTGGCGGGGCGCGCGTCGCGCCGCGGGAGCCCGTCCGCCCGAGGAGCGATCCGGCACGGGCTTCGACCAGGCGCTGGAGGAGGCCGCGCAGGTCACGATGCTGCGGCGATGCTTCTGGCCCGAGCTCGACCCCGCCGACGTGCTGGCGCGGCTGGCGTCCGGCCGGGTGGATCTCGACCGCCTCGCCGGTGACCTGCTCGGCGCCGAGGCACGCGGGCGGTTGCACGACGCCTGGCAGCAGGCGGAGGGCTGGACGCTCGACGACGTGGCACTGCTCGACGAGGTCCGTGCGGTGCTCGGCCGTGTTCCCGAGGCGAGCACCGAGTCGCCACGGGACCGGGACCCCGGCCTGCGTGTCACGGGCGACCCCGGTCCGGCGGCGGTCGCGCCCGCCGACGTCGAGGCCGACGACTACCGGGACTTCGCCCACGTCGTGGTCGACGAGGCGCAGGACCTCACCCCGATGCAGTGGCGGATGGTGGCCCGCCGGGGCCCGTACGCCTCGTGGACGGTGGTGGGGGACCTGGCCCAGCGCAGCCGCGTGGCCGAACCACGGGACTGGGACGCCGTGGCGCGCCTCATCGGCCGCCGGCAGGTCGCCGTGCAGTCGCTGTCGGTCAACTACCGCACCCCGGCGGAGATCGTCGAGGTGGCCCGTGCCGTGCTCGAGGCCGCCGACCACGACCCCGACGCCGTCCCGCGCGCGGTTCGCGAGAGCGGTCACCGGCCCACGCTGCACCGCACCGACGACCTCGTCGGTGTCGCGGTCGGGACGGCCCTCGACGCGGCCGCACGGGCCGACGGCACGGTCGTGCTGATCGGTCCACCCGAGTTGCTGCCCGAGCTGACCTCGACCCTCGAGGGGGCCGAGGCGGAGGACGAACGGCGGGAGCG
- the fmt gene encoding methionyl-tRNA formyltransferase: protein MRVAFLGTPDVAVPALHALVAADDVEVVVVLTNPDRPRGRSRTPVPPPVKGAAIEAGLDVWQPARPAEVLDELRALQVDACAVVAYGALLPRRVLDAGGHGFVNLHFSLLPRWRGAAPVQHALRAGDTVTGITTFVLDEGMDTGPVLDRVEVPVDPEESAGELLERLADLGGPVLVDSIRRLVAGERPEPQPAEGATLAPKITPDDVRIDWREPAATVVDLVRSADPAPGAHTVFRGRRLKVLGARVVDADGTPGTVVTRDADGVVVAAGEGGVRLRRVQPEGKPAMDGQAFANGYRPDPGESFGASAGAAS, encoded by the coding sequence GTGCGCGTCGCGTTCCTCGGCACGCCGGACGTGGCCGTGCCGGCACTCCACGCCCTGGTCGCGGCCGACGACGTCGAGGTCGTCGTGGTGCTGACCAACCCGGACCGGCCCCGTGGGCGCTCCCGGACCCCGGTGCCGCCGCCGGTGAAGGGCGCCGCCATCGAGGCCGGCCTGGACGTGTGGCAACCGGCCAGGCCCGCCGAGGTGCTCGACGAACTGCGCGCGTTGCAGGTCGACGCCTGCGCCGTGGTGGCCTACGGCGCGTTGCTGCCGCGTCGGGTGCTCGACGCCGGCGGTCATGGCTTCGTCAACCTGCACTTCTCGCTGCTGCCACGCTGGCGTGGTGCCGCCCCCGTGCAGCACGCCCTGCGCGCCGGGGACACGGTCACGGGCATCACCACCTTCGTGCTCGACGAGGGAATGGACACGGGCCCGGTCCTCGACCGCGTCGAGGTCCCGGTCGACCCCGAGGAGTCCGCCGGGGAGCTGCTCGAGCGGCTCGCGGACCTCGGCGGTCCGGTGCTGGTCGACTCGATCCGGCGGCTGGTCGCGGGCGAGCGACCCGAACCGCAGCCGGCCGAGGGGGCCACGCTGGCCCCCAAGATCACGCCCGACGACGTCCGCATCGACTGGCGTGAGCCGGCCGCCACCGTCGTGGACCTGGTGCGCAGCGCCGACCCGGCCCCGGGCGCACACACCGTGTTCCGCGGGCGACGGCTGAAGGTCCTCGGCGCCCGGGTGGTGGACGCCGACGGGACGCCCGGCACGGTCGTGACCCGCGACGCCGACGGGGTGGTCGTGGCCGCCGGCGAAGGTGGCGTGCGGCTGCGCCGGGTCCAGCCGGAGGGCAAGCCGGCGATGGACGGGCAGGCGTTCGCCAACGGCTACCGCCCCGACCCGGGCGAGTCGTTCGGGGCGAGCGCGGGTGCCGCCTCGTGA
- the ribH gene encoding 6,7-dimethyl-8-ribityllumazine synthase yields the protein MTPNPSNDVRVVEGGPDAGGLRIGIVAARFNEAIVERLVDGALGALRRHGASPSALTVAWVPGAFELPVVLRRLATGGEVDALVALGCVVRGSTPHFDYVAGEAASGVGAVARETGVPIAFGVLTTDTWEQAVERAGGKLGNKGAEAALSVVETARVLRQL from the coding sequence GTGACCCCGAACCCCAGCAACGACGTCCGCGTCGTGGAAGGTGGCCCCGACGCCGGTGGCCTGCGCATCGGCATCGTCGCCGCACGCTTCAACGAGGCCATCGTCGAGCGCCTCGTCGACGGTGCGCTCGGTGCGCTGCGCCGGCACGGTGCCTCCCCGTCGGCGCTGACCGTGGCGTGGGTGCCCGGGGCGTTCGAGCTGCCGGTCGTGCTGCGCCGACTCGCGACCGGGGGAGAGGTCGACGCGCTCGTCGCGCTCGGTTGCGTCGTGCGCGGATCGACGCCGCACTTCGACTACGTCGCCGGCGAGGCCGCCTCCGGCGTCGGGGCGGTGGCCCGCGAGACCGGGGTCCCGATCGCCTTCGGCGTGCTCACCACCGACACGTGGGAGCAGGCCGTCGAGCGCGCCGGCGGCAAGCTCGGCAACAAGGGCGCCGAGGCGGCGCTGAGCGTGGTGGAGACCGCACGGGTGCTGCGCCAGCTGTGA